In Nostoc sphaeroides, the genomic window TGCGATATCGCAGTCCTTGATATCCATAAGCACGGCGGAGTTCTGGTTCTGAAATATATAAACGAGCAATTTCAGGAAAATTGATTTCGCCTTCTTCGAGTGCATAAAAAAGCTCTAAAGCCAAGTCTCGATCCTCGAAGATGACTTCGTAGGTAACGGCGGCGACATAATCGAGTTGGTGTTCATAAAAGTGCTTTTCGAGTTGATCAGAAAATAGATGATTTGCTAACTTCCGTGAAAGGATGTTGTTGTAGGCTAATTCTTCAAACTCATTTACAGACAGGTGGTGTTTTTCTAGCCATGTCCAGGTGTCTTTAGCTTTGACAAGCTTCTTAGCAAACCTTAAGTCATCTCCTTCTTGCTGTAGTTCTTCTGGTGTGACTGTAATTCTTAGCTCTTGAGCTGTTTTGGTAATGATGCTTTGTGATGCGATCGCCTCCACCACATCAGGTATCTGACAGGAAAGTTTGAGGCTGTGAATGATATCTAAGGTTGAAATAGTGAAATGTTCCGACATGATACAGATGCCTTCATAGGGTATTCCTTATCTCAAACATAGATAAGATGGAGTTTTGATGCTTAACCTTTAATTAAAACCCGATTTTGAAGCGGGGTCTAGGTCACAATGGTTCTATAAAGATACAGATTTAGTTAATAATTCTTTATCAATTTTTTCTGCTAGTTTGTAAGACATTAACGGGGGATTTCGGTAGTTGCTGGCAGTTTTTCTAAATCCCCATCGTCTAGCTTCAACTTCTGAAACTCCAAACTCTGCGGCTAGCTTGTGGTAAGACCAGCCATATTTCCTCATTAGGTCAATTGGATGCATATAATAACCTTGCTAATTAATGCTGTAGCTCTCTCTAGTAAAGCGAGGGCAAACTTGAGATGCACGAACTGGAAATGTTGACTAAATCTCTAAACCGCCTTTTTGCAGTTTCTTGAACGGATCTAAAACAAAATCAATCACCCGCCGTTGACGAATGATCACTTCAGCATTTGCTGTCTGACCGGCACCTAATGGGATACGTTTGTTGCCATTTTCGACATATTGCTGCTCTAAGGTGATTTCTAATTCATAGTTTTCGATGTTCCCTTGCGGAGTTTGGGTAATTTTCGAGTCAGGAGAGATCCAAGTAACTTTCCCTGGTACGATGCCATACTCCTGGAAGGGATAGGCATCAAACTTGACTTTAACTGGCATTCCTAACTTCAAGAAACCACTATCCTGATTAGGCATATTAGCTCTGAGTACGAAGTCTGCATTCTTGGGTGCGATTTGGGCAATCCTTTGACCGAGTTGTACTACTGCTCCTGACTTCGTGGTGGGTAATTCAAAAATTACGCCATTAATTGGCGATCGCACCACTCGTTGCTGTATCTGAACTTTAATAGATATAATCTGGCTTCTAGTCTGAGCGACTTCTGATTGAACTGCTGTTATTTGCGTTTGTAGGTCTTTTAGTTGTTCCTGATTTTTCATTACAGCCAGTTGTCCGGCTTGCATCAAACTTTTATAGCTACTTTGTTCCTCTTGCAGTCGCAGTTTTGCTTGTTCGATATCAGACTCCAACGTTTTGATAGTTACTTGATAACGATTTAGCTCTCCTGCTAACTGCAATTCTGCTTGTTTAATATCTGATATAGCCTTGCTATAGAGTCGTTTGCTTTCTTGTTCTTCTTTTTTGAGTTGATCAATTTGGGTTGCAGAAACTGCGCCATCGTTAACGAGTTTGCTAAAGCGTTCAATTTGCCTAGAATCTATACTCAAACGAGTTTTAGCCGATTGTTGATCATCGCGAGTAGTGTAAATCTGCTGCTGGGCTTGCTTAACTAATGCTTGTTTTTCTAACTT contains:
- a CDS encoding HlyD family efflux transporter periplasmic adaptor subunit → MPSPNRSSPLPQDQTDKYQSYTQQEESVEVAEAESNSQDLHYGTEALLNALPRIWTRGLLYALIAFAGLFLPWATLSKVDETGSARGRIEPKGATQKLDAQAGGSVKTVMVKEGDTVRAGQVLVELESDVLQTELQQVQSKLQGLQNRQSQLELLKNQLLMSTNLLEQQNKSQELEKMAQVNQAQQNLDTKLSSYNLQKLEKQALVKQAQQQIYTTRDDQQSAKTRLSIDSRQIERFSKLVNDGAVSATQIDQLKKEEQESKRLYSKAISDIKQAELQLAGELNRYQVTIKTLESDIEQAKLRLQEEQSSYKSLMQAGQLAVMKNQEQLKDLQTQITAVQSEVAQTRSQIISIKVQIQQRVVRSPINGVIFELPTTKSGAVVQLGQRIAQIAPKNADFVLRANMPNQDSGFLKLGMPVKVKFDAYPFQEYGIVPGKVTWISPDSKITQTPQGNIENYELEITLEQQYVENGNKRIPLGAGQTANAEVIIRQRRVIDFVLDPFKKLQKGGLEI
- a CDS encoding peptidylprolyl isomerase; translation: MSEHFTISTLDIIHSLKLSCQIPDVVEAIASQSIITKTAQELRITVTPEELQQEGDDLRFAKKLVKAKDTWTWLEKHHLSVNEFEELAYNNILSRKLANHLFSDQLEKHFYEHQLDYVAAVTYEVIFEDRDLALELFYALEEGEINFPEIARLYISEPELRRAYGYQGLRYRKDFRPEIAAAVFAAAPPNALKPITTPKGVHLIWVEEIIQPQLDEQLRQKIITESFSNWLKQQINAMRIVTQIDSDANVRSHEELLDTSFTKTK